In a single window of the Polynucleobacter sp. MWH-UH24A genome:
- the rnhA gene encoding ribonuclease HI, producing MSKPHITIYTDGACKGNPGPGGWGVVLRSGEHEKHLHGGAPDTTNNRMEISAVIHALKALKQPSVVDLYTDSQYVQKGVSEWLSGWKARGWKTADKSPVKNVDLWQELDALLPQHEIAWHWVRGHNGHPGNELADQLANQGVEAFLSNN from the coding sequence ATGAGTAAACCCCACATCACGATCTATACCGATGGTGCCTGCAAAGGCAATCCTGGTCCAGGTGGCTGGGGGGTGGTATTGCGATCTGGTGAACATGAAAAACACTTGCATGGCGGCGCACCCGATACCACCAACAATCGGATGGAAATCAGTGCGGTGATCCATGCCCTCAAGGCGCTCAAGCAGCCGAGCGTCGTCGATCTCTATACCGACTCCCAATACGTCCAAAAAGGGGTCAGCGAGTGGCTCTCTGGCTGGAAAGCACGCGGCTGGAAAACCGCTGATAAATCCCCAGTCAAGAATGTCGATCTTTGGCAAGAGCTCGATGCCCTATTACCCCAGCATGAGATTGCGTGGCATTGGGTCCGCGGGCACAACGGCCACCCCGGAAATGAATTAGCAGATCAGCTAGCCAATCAAGGTGTGGAGGCCTTTTTATCCAATAACTGA
- a CDS encoding class I SAM-dependent methyltransferase, whose protein sequence is MISTIPPNVQTDTPPESSWETWLQSPPGQYILQSEQELFNQAVVDVFGYYALQIGLPQINTLAENRISLKLMLLPHGIAKADGDLPYQPIEGIPEELPFADQSIDLVVLPHVLEFAQDPHQILREVDRVLMPEGRVVISGFNPASLWGLRQYAGRLIGKNYLPREGQFLSLLRVKDWLKLLDYSLDRGHFACYRLPLRKEKNMTRMAFLEKMGNRWWPIFGSVFLISAIKRHPGTRLVGRVPKQALALPQLNPAAQQTSHKVTEEV, encoded by the coding sequence ATGATATCAACGATCCCACCGAACGTGCAGACCGATACTCCGCCTGAGAGTTCGTGGGAGACGTGGCTGCAATCGCCTCCGGGACAATACATTCTCCAATCGGAGCAAGAGCTCTTCAATCAAGCGGTTGTCGATGTATTTGGCTATTACGCCTTGCAAATTGGTTTACCGCAAATCAACACCCTCGCAGAAAATCGGATTTCTTTGAAACTGATGTTGCTTCCGCATGGGATTGCGAAAGCCGATGGCGATCTGCCCTATCAACCGATTGAAGGGATTCCGGAAGAATTACCATTTGCCGATCAATCCATTGATTTAGTGGTTCTGCCCCATGTCTTGGAATTTGCCCAAGACCCGCACCAGATTCTGCGCGAGGTTGATCGCGTCTTAATGCCTGAAGGCCGCGTTGTGATCTCGGGCTTTAATCCAGCGAGCCTTTGGGGCTTGCGGCAATATGCCGGTCGCTTGATTGGTAAAAATTATTTGCCGCGTGAGGGTCAGTTCCTAAGTTTGTTACGTGTAAAGGATTGGTTGAAGTTACTAGACTACTCCCTCGACCGTGGTCACTTTGCGTGCTATCGCCTACCATTGCGAAAAGAGAAAAATATGACCCGCATGGCATTCCTCGAAAAAATGGGGAATCGCTGGTGGCCAATCTTTGGCTCCGTATTTTTAATCTCTGCCATTAAGCGCCATCCGGGTACGCGTTTAGTGGGGCGAGTTCCTAAACAAGCTCTGGCGCTTCCGCAACTCAACCCAGCCGCTCAGCAAACTTCCCACAAAGTTACCGAAGAGGTATAA